The genomic stretch TATTAATTAAAAGCTTTTTGTTTTCAAAGTCTTTAATGGCATTTTCAAATTCAGGATATTGTAATAAATTAAATGAACTTAGCTTTTGTATATCAATATTGCTCTCGTCTTCAACGAAAATGAAAACATCCATAATATCTCCAACTTCTGCTTTTGTTGCTAAAATAATTTCCCAAGAAACATAGCAGTTGTCTATTTTTAATTCGTCTATTTCAGGAATTTTTTGAGTGTTTACAATTACATATGAACTACCAAGAGCTGTTAGCTCATCTATTAAATATAAGGGATTAGTTCCGTTTTGAAGAATTTCTGCATTTGGCTCAAAGTGTATATAGTAGGTGGCTATACCATTCGAGATTTCTTCTTTGGCTTCTGCTTGTACAATGGGCTCTTTAGTTTCTTTCTTCTTTTTTCCGCTCGATACAGACTTTATTTCATTAACCAATGAGGTGTAATTAAGTTGAACATTATCGGGTATTTTATCTGGCGATTTTAAAAGCTCTTTTAATAAGTCAACAGATTTTAATGTCAGAGTTAAGATTTCTTTTGTTACAATTAGCTCGCCACTGCGTATTTTATAATAAATACTTTCTAAGTGATGTGTGAAATCAGAAACAGCATTAAACCCAAACATTCCTCCACTACCTTTTAGAGTATGCATTACTCTAAAAACACGATGAACAGCGTCTTTGTCGTTAGGTATTTCTTCAAGGGTTAATAAAGAATCTTCTAAATCAATGATTAGTTCATTGGCTTCTTCTAAAAAACTATTTATTAAATCATTCATTTGGGGTTGTTTTATCTGAGTACTTTACGGATAGTAGATAAGAGTTTTTCAATTACAAAGGGTTTTACAATCCATCCTGTAGCTCCGGCATTTTTGGCTTCTTTTTTTATAGCTATTTGGGTTTCTGTTGTTAAAAAAAGAATAGGAGTGTGTTTGTATTGCTCAATTTTACGGACTTCTTTTATTAGTTCCAAGCCGTTCATTACAGGCATATGTAAATCGGTTAAAAGCAAATGTATAGTTTGTCCGGTAAAATAATTTAAGGCTTCTTGTCCGTTATTTGCTACTAAAACATAATAACCGGCATTGTTTAGGTTAAATTGTACTAATTTGCGGATGCTTTCCGAATCGTCGACAATTAATATAGTTTTTTTCATTACTGTAGATTTTCAATATTTTTAAATCCAGCATGTTTTAACAGCTCAGTTAAATCATCATTTAATTCAAAGGAAATCTCGAATGATTTATTCAAGGCGTTCTCCGATCTTTTTAATGATAATAAATATTGGAGTATTGTTAAATCTATAATACTGGCATCATAAACTAAAAGTTTAATGGTGTCCAAATTTTTTATGGTAGCTTCAAGCTCCTTTTTGATTTCATGGATGTGTTGAATAGAAAGCTCGCCTTTTAACTCAATTAAACTTGAGTTTTCGGTGTCCTGGTTAGGGAAACTGGAAATAGAATAATTGTTCATACAATAAGTCATTAAGAAAAAAAGCAAAGGTGCTTTTTCAATATTTGCTGTAAACTTAAT from Bacteroidales bacterium encodes the following:
- a CDS encoding response regulator → MKKTILIVDDSESIRKLVQFNLNNAGYYVLVANNGQEALNYFTGQTIHLLLTDLHMPVMNGLELIKEVRKIEQYKHTPILFLTTETQIAIKKEAKNAGATGWIVKPFVIEKLLSTIRKVLR